The DNA sequence GGTTTTCTTCCCATTGATACATCTTGCAATTGCAAATTATAGGAAACCGAATCTACAAGAATTGTATCTTGATTAAAAATTCCAATTTCTTCATTCGATCTATTTAAACTAAAATTTACATGATAATATTTTGTTGTAAAATAATCGTAAGGATAATAATCTCTTTTGTTCGTTTGTCCGGGAAAATTATCAAATCCATCTGCCCAAAAACGTAAATAACTTTTTGCACTAATAATTGTTCCGGAAGGAATTATCCATTTTGTTGGATTGTTAAAATTATCGGTTAAATAAAATCCGGAAATATCAACATCAAAAATTTCATCATTATAAATTTCAATCCAATCTGAATAGTCGTCAAAGTCAACAATATCAGCATCAACAGAAACATTTGATGCCAGAAATTCGTTAATAAATATTTTTGGATTTTGCTGAGCAAAATAATTATTTGTAAATACAAATAGACAAATCAGAAAGTATTTTAATATAATTTTCATCAAATTATTTCTTTCACTTTAGCAATAACATTTTTTTTGTTTGAACAAATGAACCATATTTTAATTGGTAATAATAAACTCCGCTTGAAAGATTAGATCCATCAAATTGAATTTTATAATTTCCCGGTTTTTGATTTTCATTGAGTAATGTTTTAATTTCTCTGCCTAAAATATCAAAGATCTTTAATGATACTTTAATCAGACTAAAGTCTGAGGCTACATCTGACATTTCGCTTTTCACACCTGCCTGCCGGTAGGCAAGGTTTGACGGAATGTAATATTCTATATTTGTAGTTGGGTTAAACGGATTAGGATAATTTTGATGTAATATTAAATTTTGCGGAACTGTATTTTTTTCTTCAACAGAAGTTAAAATTGAATCTTTTGATTTTAACAGTAAACCGTAATTTCCCGAAATCCAAATATTATTATCTTTTATTTCAATATCATAAAGTGAACCGATTATATTATCTAAAACTAATTCCCAATTATTTCCGCCATCAAATGTTTTGAAAATTACACCATTATCTTCTGAATCATTGCCGACAAAAATTCCCGCACTATTATCAGTGAAAACCATATCATTAATTTTGTAGGTTAAATTATTAATTTTCTGCAATGAATTTCCGCCATCGTTTGTTTTAAATAATGAGTATTCAAAATCTTCTCCATTATAAAATCCTCCGTTTATCCATCCTTGAAGTTCATCTTTAAAAAATATTTTTTCAAGAGGAATTGAAATATCTGTTTTTATATCTTTCCAGCCCAATTCCGGTGTGTATTTTACAATCTGTCCGCTTTCACCAACCGCCCAGCCAATATTATTGTTAAAACTAATTGCTGTTAATCTTCTATAAATTACATCTGTACTTTTGGTAATAAAAACCGTTTCCCAAGAATTGCAGCCATCATTTGTTTCAATAATTATTGATCCACTAGAAATTGAATCATAGTAACTTCCTACAATCCAGCCATTGTTTTCATCAATCATAGTAAAATCATAAGCCACAATATTTTGCACTTTAAAATCTTCTTCTAGAGAAATAATTTCAGTAAGATTTTTACCTCTATCATTTGTTTTAAAAATTTTCGTAATCATTCCCCAATCGCCGGTTTTGGTTAAAATATATGCAGTATTTTCATTTATGAAATTTGTTTTCATAATTCTGTTTGGAGTTTCAGAAATAATTTCCCAAGATTTACCGCCGTCAGTTGTGGAAAAAACTTGTCCGTAAGAATCTAAAACATGCAAACCACCTACTTCATATCCGCCGAATGCAATACCATTTAAAGAATCTGTAAAACTTAGTTGTGTGAAGGGACAAGAATATTTTTGTAGGTACCAATTATTTCCGTTATCGGTACTTGTATAAACTGTAATGTAGCTGCCAAGACTTCCCAAAATTACACCTTCGCCGCTTGAATTTAGAAATATATCAGTCAAACTAAATTGTGAAAAATTATATTCATTATCGGAAAAATGAAATTTAGGATTTTGAAAATCCCAAGTTTTTCCGCCATCGTAACTTTTAAGAAAACTGATTTCACTATTTCTTACTTGCCAAGTTGTACCGTAAATTATTTGTTCATTTATAAATTTTAAATTGTTAAAACTGATTGTATCCGATTTAAAAATTTGTTCCCAATTTTTACCGGCATCTGTAGTTTTGAAAATTAAATTATCCGAGGAATCATCAACTGCAGTAAAATAACCGGTTGAATCACTAATAAATTGAAGGATATTTATATAACTTAATTCGTTAAATGATTTTATATTCCATGAATCTCCGCCATCCGTTGTAGATAATAATGCCGGTTCATAATTTGAGTAATTATAAAAACTAACGAATCCGGAATTAATATTAGTAAATTTAATATTTCTGAATTCTCCGACAAATCCTTGCGGTGTAATTTCATCCCAAATATTTCCGCCGTCTGTTGAAGAAATTATTTTGTTGTAACTTGTTCCATAAATATGGTTTTCGTCCAATACTTGTAAGGAGTTTAAGCCGTACCAATTTTCGTAAGGAGCTTCAAATTGAGTTTGCCAAGTTGTTCCGCCGTCTTCAGTTTTTTTGATAAATATTTTTGTTGCGGAATTATTTGAGCAAACCATCCAGCCCGTATTTTCATTCAGAAAACTCAATTGTTGTAAACCAAAATCTGAATCAATTTCTATTGAATACCAAGTTTTACCTCCATCAAAAGTTTTTAAAATTGTTGCCGGATAAAGATATGTATAACCGAAATTATCATTAATAAATTCCAAATGGTTGGGATAATTACCTTTAATTCCTTCGTTAAGTTTTGTCCATTGAGGAAAAATTTGCAAAGTAGTAAGAAATATTACAAAAAAAGTTAGCTTAATATTTTTCATATGATTTTTAAATTTATTTGAGAATGATCATTTTTTTTGATTGTGTAAAATTATTGGTTTTTAACTGATAATAATAAACACCGCTTGGGAGATAGCTTCCGTTAAATTTAATTTTATAATTACCCGTTTTCTGTTTTTGATTAACTAAAGTTGCAACTTCTCTTCCTAAAACATCATAAACTATTAACGATAAATTATTATTGTCATTTCGACTAAAGGGAGAAATCTCCAAACTATTTGAATTTTGAGATCTCTCATCTCTTTGGAGATTCGAGATGACAGAATTATAAGGAATTGAATATTCTATTGTTGTAGTTGGGTTAAACGGATTTGGATAATTTTGTGCGAGTGAAAAATTTGTTGGTGAAGTTTGTTTTAAATTATTAATTCCTACAATTTTACCATATTCAATATTATTTATTTTAGCATAAATTAAAATTTCTGAAGCACTAAGTTGTTCTCCATAGCTTGTAAAAGTAAGACCAAAACCTTCTGAAATTGTTTTATTGAAAATCCAATATTCACCTAAATACTCAATTTTTTTTCTAGAAATATTTAAAGTACCAACTTGAAACTCTGAATTTGAATGCTTAATTGAAAATATTGCTTCTTGACTACAATCAGTCCAATTTGTAGTATCACCAATTGCCAAATCAAATATTACTCTTTCTGAATCTTGACAAGTAATCCAAGGGATATTTTCAAATATATAGGGGAAGTATTCATATACTTTATATTGAACTGAGTCAATTCTTCTAAATGTATAATCTTTATCTGCAGATGTGGTTGAAGTTTCTTCAAAAATATAATATTTCTTACCATTCCCTAAAATTGTATCTGCTATAATCTCCACTGTTTTCAAATAGTTTTCATAACTACCATCAAGAAAATCAACAAATGTTTCGTATTGCCACTTATTCCCAATTTGTAGTGGATAATAATCAAAAAGATTTTCATCGTATATTTTATCATATGCAATTCCAAGCGATTTTTCAAACGAAACAAAAATTGAATCTTCGGAATAAATTTGAACTAAAGAATCAATATCAAATCCTTCAATCTGCCAAACTTCATGTATAGTATCTCCATAATCACTTCCAAAAACAATATCAGCATTAAGAGAGTTACTTATGTTATTAACAATATCATACTTATTTCTATCATAAGATAGTATAATTTCTCCACCAATAAATTTTGGTGCATTAATTATAACTGTATCTTTTAAATCAAAAAAATAATTGCATATAATAGTTTGATAGCCGTCCTTGTTTGGCAAACCTAAACTTTGCGGTTCAATTTTCCATTTATAGATTTTAGAAGAATGTGGTTTGAAAGTCAATAATTCATTAGTTGATAAACAACTTGTATGTTCCCAAGAATTAAAATCATTAAAAGAAAATTCTGCTTGACAAGTTTCATAATTGCCGGCAAAAAACTCAAATGTTGAATCTGAATTATTTGTTATTTTACAATAAAGTTCAATCTGCTCACCATATTCATAATTGTCTTTATTGGTAAATGCATCAATACTAAGCTGAGCAAGGTTAAGTTTATAAATAGAAAATAACAATAGTAAAATTAGTTTGGAGTTTTTCATTTTTTCCTCTTACTTATTAATATTATTTACAAAAAACATGCCTTTTTTATTATCGAAAAAATAGAAATACAGATTTGTTTTTATCATAAATTAACTGTAAAACTTTTTTCAATTTCAGTTTACTGAAACTATATCAAAATTCTGAAAAATTTTGTAATTCTTAAATACAAAAATCAGCACACAAATATTTTAGAATTGCCTCCAAACAGATTTTTGCGAAATGAAAATTTCACAAAAAAAATAAATCTGTTATTCCTAAAAATTTATGTCTGAAATATTTATTTAACTAAAACTAATTTTAATGTTTGTACTTTACCGGCATTCTGCATAACGAAGAAATAATTTCCGCTTGCAACTATTGAGTTGTTGTCATTTTCTCCATTCCAGAAAAATTCAAATTCATTTGTTTCATTAATATTTGTATTTGGAATAAAAGTTTTTACTACTTGACCAAGTACATTATAAATTTTAAATGTGGCAATTTCCGGATTTATTTTTTTGCTCAATCTAATTTTAATTGTTGTTTGATTGTTAAACGGATTTGGATACGAAGTAAAAAGTGTATCGGAATTTATTTCTTCAGTTTCTTCAACATCAACAACCCATTCGCCGTTTCCATCATCAATAAATCTATTTGGATCAGTTATATCTATTTCCATTCCGGGTTCTAAGCAAAGAAATGCCGTGTATTTTGTTAAAACTTTTTTGCTTATGCTTAAATCAATAACCTCATAAATTTCTTGATTTGTTAAATAAGAATAATAATTGTAATCATCTTCTAAAGTGCTTATAAATTTTCCCGCCCAAATTACATCGGAAATTGAATCCGTAATAATTGTGTTTTCTTCCGTAACTTTTTCAGAATTTGAAAAAGGATTTCCATCGTAAATTCCGTTGAATTCAATATTAAACGGCAGAGTTCCAATATATTTTCCTATTTGCAAAATCGGAGTATTTAAAGAAATTAAATTATCACTTCGGTTTATATCAAATCTGCCATAAGTAAAACCGCTTTCCAAAGTTGTGTGAAGATCATACGTTGATAAAAGTGCGCCAAGCGAAGAAAATAAATTATTTATCATTGTGCTGAACGGAACTTGATAACCGGTATTAAATAAATTTCCGCCGGTAAGTTTTGTTAAATTTTGATAAAAATATGAATTGCCGCCATAATGAATTTCCCCGTAATTATACCAGTTCGAATAATTTTCTTGATAGTTCCCAATTGTGATGGAAATTATTTCGGTCATCATTTTCATCAAATCTTCAATTAAAGAATTTGCAACTTCAGCTTCACCAACTTGATCTGAATTTGCGAAAAGAATTATTTGTCCGTTGTAATTTTTTCCGTTAATAAATTCAATTCCGTTTGCAAGCAGCGAAGGCAAATTGCTGTAATCTGAAATTAAATTTTGAGATAAATTATTAAATGTATTTTCTATAGAATTGCTGTCTGCCGGAATCCAATTTTCACTTATGCGATTTATATTTTTGTTTGATAAAATTAAATTGAATGAATCTTGCTCAGTAAAATTTTGATGCAGCATTTTTTTTATTCCATTTAGTACATTATTTTTAGTTGTGCTGCTATTTGAAATTTGATAATCTACAAGTATTGCAGTTTTCTTATTTTTTTTCACATCTTGCGGAACGGTAGGCAAATATGCAAGCTGATAAATATTTTCTTCATTTCCTTCAAATTTGCTTAAATAAATTCCGTTGTTAAATGGCGCATCTACTGAATAATTAATTGTGCTGTAATTATAAATTTCATTTTCAGAAAGAATAAGTTGATGAAAATTTCCATTTATAGAATCACTTTTTTCAACAAATAATTTATTTGGTAATTCTGAAATTTTTGGATTTTTCCATTCATTTGAAAAAGTTGTTCGCAAATCTAAATTCTTTAATCGAAAATACGAAGAGTGCAATAAATCAAGCGGAATAGGGGAAGTTACATTTTGTGAATTCCAAATTGCCGGAACCAAAAAAGTAATTTTAATTTTTCTTCTTTCATCACCGGCTAACGGAAAAACTCTTAACTCATATTGATTATCATAATTTTTAACAAGGATTGATGGATCTTGTCTTCTTCCAACAATTTGTTCATAAATCTGAGATGCAGTCCAGCGATCAAGAATTTTTCCTTTAATAATTTCACCGTTAAACCATAACCAAGAATCGTGAACAATAGAATTTTGCGGCAAACCGAAATTGTAAATTATTTCAACCGTATCTTGATGCGTTAATCCTAAACCTTTTGCAGAAATTGTTAAAAACAAATTGTACTCAAAATAAATTCCTTTTGGCTGAATTGAAAGAGTTGCTTCTTCAATTGTACCTTGACCAACATACCACGCTTGGGGATTGTTAATCATTAAATCCGAATATGCAAATGAAATATTGGTAAGTAAAAGTAAAATAATTATTGATTGTCTAATTTTTTTCATCTTTCCACCTTTTGTTGTTCTAAAAAAATTCAAATAAAATAGAGACTGCGAAAAAGTTGTTTAGGAAAAATTAACTTTTCACAATCTCTATTAAGGGGTTGGTTTTATTATTAATTTGTAAATTCATAATTGATTTTCACTGCATTAAAAAATTTTACAATTTTTGGTGAAACCTCTCCAGAGTCAAGTTTTGAATTTTTATCTAACTTTAAAAATTCAGTAAACGAAAATCTTGCATCTAAAAATTTATTTGATGAAAACTCTGCAATACCTTTTATTAAATAAGTTTCTGATTTTTCTTTATTCGAGAGATTAGAATTTTTTAAAATGATTATTGCTTGTTCAATAACTTTTTCATAATCACAATTCTGATAATATTTTTTCATTAATTCTTTTGGATCTTGCGGTTCAAAAAGTGAATAAATTGAAACGGAAAGAATAAAAGTGAAGAATAAAAAATTTTTAAATTGATGCGAATTCATAGAAATCATAAATTATTTTCTTATGAAAGCAATTCAAATTAAATGCCAACAAGTTAATTTATTATTCAACTGTTTTGATGAAATTCTAGATTTGTAATTGTGTTTAGTGCGAATTCTTTTCGTTTAAACGAATTTTTTTCGTGGAAATTATAGAGGAATGCTGAAAGAAAATAAGATATTATTTTGCTGATTTTCGAAATTTATGTTTTGAAAATTTGTTAAAACTTTTTCACTTCCAAGCTCATTTGAAAAAAATAAAATATCTATTTGCGAATAAAGCCATATTGCAGCGTAAGTTCCAATTAAGACATTTCTAATTTTATACGATTTATTATATTCGTCATATTTTATTTTTATTTGCAGTGGATTTGTTTGCGCTAAATAATTTTTTTCTTTTTGGTTTGCATCAAAAATAAAATAAATCATTGAGCCTAAACTTACAATTGAGGCGGAAGTTAAAATCCATCCTTTTGAATTATCATCCAAATGCAGATGGCCCAAACCCGGTAATAATATTGACTTTGCCAATGCATTATTTAATTCGCTTTTATTTTGCAGGTATAAAATTTTATTTTCGTTAGGCTCAATTTTTATTTGTTCCGACTCATCTTTAACTTTTAAAATATCTAAAAATTCTTTTTTAACATCGTTAAAATATGTTACTAATTTTGGCGAAAATTGCGAATTGTTCAGCTCAAAATTCTCGTTAATTTTTAATATTTCAACAAATGATTTACGTGAGTTTTCCATATCCGACATTGAATAATGCGATACGGCTTTTAAAGTATAAATCTGAATAATATCGTGTTGAGAAAATCTTTTTTTATCTAACAATAATTGTTCGGATTTGGAAATAACCGTTGAATATTCAAACAATTCATAATGATTTTGAAGATTAATTAAATCAACATTTGACTGAGCAAATAATTGAATTGTTGAAAAAGTTAACGCTAATAAAATGG is a window from the Ignavibacteriota bacterium genome containing:
- a CDS encoding T9SS type A sorting domain-containing protein encodes the protein MKNSKLILLLLFSIYKLNLAQLSIDAFTNKDNYEYGEQIELYCKITNNSDSTFEFFAGNYETCQAEFSFNDFNSWEHTSCLSTNELLTFKPHSSKIYKWKIEPQSLGLPNKDGYQTIICNYFFDLKDTVIINAPKFIGGEIILSYDRNKYDIVNNISNSLNADIVFGSDYGDTIHEVWQIEGFDIDSLVQIYSEDSIFVSFEKSLGIAYDKIYDENLFDYYPLQIGNKWQYETFVDFLDGSYENYLKTVEIIADTILGNGKKYYIFEETSTTSADKDYTFRRIDSVQYKVYEYFPYIFENIPWITCQDSERVIFDLAIGDTTNWTDCSQEAIFSIKHSNSEFQVGTLNISRKKIEYLGEYWIFNKTISEGFGLTFTSYGEQLSASEILIYAKINNIEYGKIVGINNLKQTSPTNFSLAQNYPNPFNPTTTIEYSIPYNSVISNLQRDERSQNSNSLEISPFSRNDNNNLSLIVYDVLGREVATLVNQKQKTGNYKIKFNGSYLPSGVYYYQLKTNNFTQSKKMIILK
- a CDS encoding T9SS type A sorting domain-containing protein, producing the protein MKKIRQSIIILLLLTNISFAYSDLMINNPQAWYVGQGTIEEATLSIQPKGIYFEYNLFLTISAKGLGLTHQDTVEIIYNFGLPQNSIVHDSWLWFNGEIIKGKILDRWTASQIYEQIVGRRQDPSILVKNYDNQYELRVFPLAGDERRKIKITFLVPAIWNSQNVTSPIPLDLLHSSYFRLKNLDLRTTFSNEWKNPKISELPNKLFVEKSDSINGNFHQLILSENEIYNYSTINYSVDAPFNNGIYLSKFEGNEENIYQLAYLPTVPQDVKKNKKTAILVDYQISNSSTTKNNVLNGIKKMLHQNFTEQDSFNLILSNKNINRISENWIPADSNSIENTFNNLSQNLISDYSNLPSLLANGIEFINGKNYNGQIILFANSDQVGEAEVANSLIEDLMKMMTEIISITIGNYQENYSNWYNYGEIHYGGNSYFYQNLTKLTGGNLFNTGYQVPFSTMINNLFSSLGALLSTYDLHTTLESGFTYGRFDINRSDNLISLNTPILQIGKYIGTLPFNIEFNGIYDGNPFSNSEKVTEENTIITDSISDVIWAGKFISTLEDDYNYYSYLTNQEIYEVIDLSISKKVLTKYTAFLCLEPGMEIDITDPNRFIDDGNGEWVVDVEETEEINSDTLFTSYPNPFNNQTTIKIRLSKKINPEIATFKIYNVLGQVVKTFIPNTNINETNEFEFFWNGENDNNSIVASGNYFFVMQNAGKVQTLKLVLVK